The Natrinema salaciae genome contains a region encoding:
- a CDS encoding thiolase family protein, whose product MSANTPVIVSAVRTAQGREDGALADIRSEDLSIPLVDEMLAETGVEGEAVDDLMWGCAQQRSEQRTNIARQIALFSELGESVPATTIDRQCASSAQAIISAADSIAAGRHDAVIAGGVESMSRVKMGGGDAGDMYPKLDEKYGMRNLQMGMTAEKVAEEYDISREEQDEYGARSQQRAVEATEAGRFDDEIVPLETEDGVHDEDEGLRPGTTTEKLAELPTVFKEDGTVTPGNASQIADGAAGVMLTSRDFADENDLEVLAEVGTSYVAGVDPTIMGVGPVPATEGLLERADREIDDYGLVEINEAFASQTLYSQRELGIPDDQLNVNGGAIAIGHPLGCSGARLPVTLVHEMNRRGVDRGIATECVGFGQGAAIEFERP is encoded by the coding sequence ATGTCAGCCAATACGCCAGTAATCGTTAGCGCTGTTAGAACCGCACAGGGAAGAGAGGACGGTGCGCTCGCAGATATCCGAAGCGAGGACCTCTCGATTCCGCTGGTCGACGAGATGCTCGCCGAGACGGGCGTCGAGGGCGAGGCCGTCGACGACCTGATGTGGGGCTGTGCACAGCAGCGCTCGGAGCAGCGAACGAACATCGCGCGACAGATCGCGCTCTTCTCGGAGCTGGGCGAGTCGGTTCCCGCGACGACCATCGACCGTCAGTGTGCCTCCTCCGCCCAAGCGATCATCAGCGCCGCGGACTCGATCGCCGCGGGCCGCCACGACGCGGTCATCGCCGGCGGCGTCGAGAGCATGAGCCGCGTCAAGATGGGGGGCGGCGACGCCGGCGACATGTACCCCAAGCTCGACGAGAAATACGGAATGCGGAACCTCCAGATGGGGATGACCGCCGAGAAGGTCGCCGAGGAGTACGACATCAGCCGGGAGGAGCAAGACGAGTACGGCGCGCGGAGTCAACAGCGCGCGGTCGAAGCCACCGAAGCGGGCCGGTTCGACGACGAGATCGTGCCCCTGGAAACCGAGGACGGCGTCCACGACGAGGACGAGGGACTCCGCCCCGGCACGACCACCGAAAAGCTCGCCGAACTGCCCACCGTGTTCAAGGAGGACGGCACGGTCACGCCCGGTAACGCCTCGCAGATCGCCGACGGCGCGGCCGGCGTCATGCTCACCAGTCGTGACTTCGCCGACGAGAACGACCTCGAGGTCCTCGCGGAAGTCGGCACCAGCTACGTCGCCGGCGTCGACCCGACGATCATGGGCGTCGGCCCGGTCCCCGCGACCGAGGGGCTCCTCGAGCGCGCGGACCGCGAGATCGACGACTACGGCCTCGTCGAGATCAACGAGGCGTTCGCCAGCCAGACGCTGTACTCCCAGCGCGAACTCGGCATTCCGGACGACCAGCTGAACGTCAACGGCGGCGCGATCGCCATCGGTCACCCGCTGGGCTGTTCCGGCGCGCGACTGCCGGTGACGCTCGTCCACGAGATGAATCGCCGGGGCGTCGATCGCGGCATCGCGACCGAGTGTGTCGGCTTCGGACAAGGTGCGGCGATCGAGTTCGAACGTCCCTGA
- a CDS encoding aldo/keto reductase, giving the protein MEYTTLGNTGTAVSKLCFGTWRFGKESDGTVETDREEAHDLLDACWDHGVNFIDTANVYGDPNGTSERWIGEWLADRGHHREDLVLASKVYFPFNGRGEPGPNDSGLGRKHIRAQIEGTLERLGTDYLDLYYIHRWDENTPIRETMRTLTELVREGKVHYLGASSMAAWKLTKALWTSDVEGLERFDVTQPMFNAADTDDVSDYLDVCADQEIAVCPYSPLAGGFLTGKYERADDGTVVGPDGARGSLTDVFADRYTSETAWEVLEAVESVADQVDATPAQVSLRWLMEHERVTCVPIVGARTPAQLEENVGAVDLELSAEQFERIDAARGAGDGGYR; this is encoded by the coding sequence ATGGAGTACACGACGCTCGGTAATACGGGCACGGCAGTATCGAAGCTCTGTTTCGGCACCTGGCGCTTCGGAAAGGAGAGCGACGGGACCGTCGAGACCGACCGCGAGGAGGCCCACGACCTCCTCGACGCCTGCTGGGATCACGGCGTCAACTTCATCGACACCGCGAACGTCTACGGCGATCCCAACGGCACGAGCGAACGGTGGATCGGCGAGTGGCTCGCTGACCGGGGCCACCACCGCGAGGATCTCGTCCTCGCCTCGAAGGTCTACTTCCCGTTCAACGGCCGCGGCGAGCCCGGGCCGAACGACTCCGGACTCGGGCGCAAGCACATCCGGGCCCAGATCGAGGGCACCCTCGAGCGGCTGGGCACCGACTATCTCGACCTCTACTACATCCACCGCTGGGACGAGAACACGCCGATCCGGGAGACGATGCGGACGCTCACGGAACTCGTCCGCGAGGGAAAAGTCCACTACCTGGGTGCCTCGAGCATGGCCGCCTGGAAGCTCACCAAGGCACTGTGGACCAGCGACGTCGAGGGGCTCGAGCGGTTCGACGTCACTCAGCCGATGTTCAACGCCGCCGACACGGACGACGTGAGCGACTACCTCGACGTCTGTGCGGACCAGGAGATTGCCGTCTGCCCGTACTCGCCGTTGGCCGGCGGCTTCCTCACCGGGAAGTACGAGCGAGCGGACGACGGCACCGTCGTCGGGCCCGACGGCGCTCGCGGCAGCCTCACCGACGTGTTCGCGGACCGCTACACCAGCGAGACCGCCTGGGAGGTGCTCGAGGCCGTCGAGTCCGTCGCCGATCAGGTCGACGCCACGCCGGCACAGGTCTCGCTGCGCTGGCTGATGGAGCACGAGCGGGTCACCTGCGTGCCGATCGTCGGCGCGCGAACGCCCGCTCAGCTCGAGGAGAACGTCGGCGCGGTCGACCTCGAGCTTTCCGCCGAGCAGTTCGAGCGGATCGACGCGGCTCGCGGCGCGGGCGACGGCGGCTATCGCTGA
- the aroA gene encoding 3-phosphoshikimate 1-carboxyvinyltransferase, whose protein sequence is MNVTITPSSVAGTARAPPSKSYTHRAILAAGYADEATVRDALWSADTQATARAVELFGGDVDRAEDGTLEIDGFDGRPDVPADVIDCGNSGTTMRLVTAAAALADGTVVLTGDESLRSRPQGPLLEALSDLEAEAYSTRGNGQAPLVVTGPLAGGEVAIPGDVSSQYITALLMAGAVTDEGIAIDLETDLKSAPYVDITLEVLADFGVEARKTEGGFAVDGGQSYAPADGEYAVPGDFSSISYPLAAGAIAGDEGDGVRIEGAHPSAQGDSAIVDIVERMGAAVDWDREAGTIDVSKSPLEGVEVDVADTPDLLPTIATLGAVADGDTRITNAEHVRYKETDRVSAMAEELGKMGVETTEERDSLTIHGSQSTLEGATVRGRADHRIIMALALAGLVADGETTIEGADHVDVSFPGFFGLLEELGVSLERDDEQ, encoded by the coding sequence ATGAACGTCACGATCACGCCCTCGAGCGTCGCGGGGACGGCGCGAGCACCGCCATCGAAGAGTTACACGCATCGGGCGATCCTCGCGGCCGGCTACGCCGACGAGGCGACCGTTCGCGACGCGCTCTGGAGCGCGGATACGCAGGCGACCGCGCGAGCGGTCGAACTGTTCGGCGGCGACGTCGACCGAGCCGAGGACGGTACCCTCGAGATCGACGGGTTCGACGGCCGGCCCGACGTTCCGGCGGACGTCATCGACTGCGGGAACAGCGGGACGACGATGCGCCTCGTCACCGCAGCGGCAGCGCTGGCCGACGGCACTGTGGTGCTGACCGGGGACGAGTCGCTGCGGTCGCGGCCGCAGGGCCCGCTGCTCGAGGCCCTGTCCGATCTCGAGGCCGAGGCGTACAGCACTCGCGGAAACGGGCAGGCCCCGCTGGTCGTCACCGGTCCCCTCGCTGGCGGCGAGGTGGCCATTCCGGGCGACGTCTCCTCGCAGTACATCACCGCCCTGCTGATGGCCGGTGCGGTCACCGACGAGGGGATCGCGATCGACCTCGAGACGGATCTCAAGTCCGCCCCGTACGTCGACATCACGCTCGAGGTCCTCGCGGATTTCGGCGTCGAGGCCCGGAAGACGGAGGGCGGGTTCGCCGTCGACGGGGGACAGTCCTACGCGCCCGCGGATGGCGAGTACGCGGTTCCGGGCGACTTCTCCTCGATCTCCTACCCGCTGGCGGCCGGTGCGATCGCCGGCGACGAGGGCGATGGCGTCCGGATCGAAGGCGCACACCCGAGCGCGCAGGGCGACAGCGCCATCGTCGACATCGTCGAGCGGATGGGTGCCGCGGTCGACTGGGATCGAGAGGCGGGCACGATCGACGTCTCGAAGTCGCCGCTCGAAGGCGTCGAGGTCGACGTGGCGGACACGCCGGATCTCCTCCCGACGATCGCGACCCTCGGCGCGGTCGCGGACGGCGACACGCGGATCACGAACGCCGAACACGTCCGGTACAAGGAGACCGACCGCGTGAGCGCGATGGCCGAGGAACTGGGAAAGATGGGGGTCGAAACGACCGAAGAACGCGACTCGCTGACGATCCACGGCAGCCAATCGACGCTCGAGGGGGCGACCGTTCGGGGCCGGGCCGATCACCGAATCATCATGGCGCTCGCGCTCGCGGGGCTGGTCGCCGACGGCGAGACCACCATCGAGGGTGCCGACCACGTCGATGTCTCGTTCCCGGGCTTCTTCGGCCTGCTCGAGGAGCTGGGCGTCTCGCTCGAGCGCGACGACGAGCAATAG
- a CDS encoding M24 family metallopeptidase, producing the protein MNVDVDLSPLREYLSVENVDGYLIDDDAADSDQRYVSGFTAPDPYQTLVTRDGVHLLVSGLEYGRASSEATADSVTRRAAYDYQRLVADHGQYEGTIRMLAAFLEDHDVASVAVPRNFPTGTADGLREHGLAVTVEPDGIVTDIRATKTDWEIDQIRASQRANEAAMARAEELIATADVEDGVLVRDGEPLTSEDVTEEIEVTLLRHGCALDETIVACGADGADPHDRGSGPLEPDELIVIDIFPRDKETGYFADMTRTFARGEPGDEARRRYDVTREAYEAALETVAAGVTGADVHDAACDVIEDAGYETLRSDPNAETGFIHSTGHGVGLDIHEEPSVSPAGGELQAGHVISIEPGIYDPAVGGVRIEDLVAVTEDGYENLTAYRIGLEPTAGGRQ; encoded by the coding sequence ATGAACGTCGACGTGGACCTCTCCCCGCTTCGCGAGTATCTCTCGGTCGAGAACGTAGACGGCTATCTGATCGATGACGACGCCGCGGATTCGGACCAGCGATACGTCTCCGGCTTCACCGCGCCCGACCCCTACCAGACGCTGGTGACCCGGGACGGCGTCCACCTGCTCGTCTCGGGCCTCGAGTACGGTCGCGCCAGTTCCGAGGCCACCGCGGATTCCGTCACCCGACGAGCCGCGTACGACTACCAGCGACTGGTGGCGGACCACGGCCAGTACGAGGGAACGATCCGCATGCTCGCGGCCTTCCTCGAGGACCACGACGTCGCGTCGGTCGCCGTTCCGCGGAACTTCCCGACAGGGACCGCAGACGGGCTCCGCGAGCACGGCCTCGCGGTGACGGTCGAACCCGACGGGATCGTGACGGACATCCGCGCGACGAAAACGGACTGGGAGATCGACCAGATTCGGGCGAGCCAGCGGGCCAACGAGGCCGCGATGGCCAGAGCGGAGGAGTTGATCGCAACCGCGGACGTCGAGGACGGAGTCCTCGTCCGCGACGGCGAGCCGCTCACCAGCGAGGACGTCACAGAGGAGATCGAGGTTACCTTGCTCCGCCACGGCTGTGCGCTCGACGAGACCATCGTCGCCTGCGGAGCCGACGGCGCTGACCCGCACGACCGCGGCAGCGGCCCGCTCGAGCCCGACGAGTTGATCGTGATCGACATCTTCCCCCGGGACAAGGAGACGGGCTACTTCGCGGACATGACCCGGACGTTCGCTCGCGGGGAGCCCGGCGACGAGGCCCGGCGGCGCTACGACGTCACGCGGGAGGCCTACGAAGCCGCCCTCGAGACGGTCGCGGCGGGCGTGACGGGAGCCGACGTTCACGACGCGGCCTGCGACGTGATCGAAGACGCGGGCTACGAGACGCTCCGGAGCGATCCGAACGCCGAGACGGGATTCATCCACAGCACCGGTCACGGCGTCGGCCTCGACATCCACGAGGAGCCGAGCGTCTCGCCCGCCGGCGGCGAACTCCAGGCCGGCCACGTGATCTCGATCGAACCCGGCATCTACGACCCCGCGGTTGGCGGCGTCCGCATCGAGGACCTCGTGGCCGTCACCGAAGACGGCTACGAGAACCTGACGGCGTACCGGATCGGACTCGAGCCGACGGCCGGCGGTCGACAGTAA
- a CDS encoding alkaline phosphatase family protein, with protein MRTDLESRLRTRLSEDGYLFPDYAEYCFANVPGTVLSVLDADVPSLPSPRRCLPDDVLEAVGREYDRVLVVLLDGFGLAFWKRHDHPLLERLEADGTVSPLTTTYPSETAAALTTFHTGRLPASHGVLGWDVYDPAADASYEAFTGDVKAGDESVDRDLQAVFDGEPIYPVLAAAGIDCRHVVPFPETYDGAAVHTYGGNGAAPPEYPLEGFESALRDAFVTADDPSYLYAYLPQIDAAAHAAGTESDEYRATVADVLETVDRSLSTLAAADEAGAGDTLVLVTADHGHVDTDADRAVDLESFEAVTANLQRHANGDPVRYAGSPRNAHLHLRDGDDIRERVRSELAAALDARVFTADEVRERRLFGDCDESDTFRRRLGDLVVSHREQAVWYGSDPAKLELIGMHGGLHPDEMLVPLGAATLESL; from the coding sequence ATGCGCACGGACCTCGAGTCTCGTCTCAGAACGCGGCTGTCCGAGGACGGGTACCTCTTCCCCGATTACGCGGAGTACTGTTTCGCCAACGTCCCGGGGACGGTCCTGTCGGTGCTCGACGCCGACGTTCCGTCGCTCCCGTCCCCTCGTCGCTGCCTCCCCGACGACGTCCTCGAGGCCGTCGGCCGGGAGTACGACCGCGTTCTCGTCGTGCTGCTCGACGGCTTCGGACTCGCGTTCTGGAAGCGCCACGACCACCCGCTGCTCGAGCGACTCGAGGCCGACGGAACGGTTTCGCCGCTGACGACGACCTATCCGTCCGAGACCGCGGCGGCGCTGACCACGTTCCACACCGGCCGGCTGCCCGCGTCCCACGGTGTGCTGGGGTGGGACGTCTACGATCCGGCGGCCGACGCCTCCTACGAGGCTTTCACCGGCGACGTCAAAGCGGGTGACGAGTCGGTCGATCGCGACCTGCAGGCGGTCTTCGACGGCGAGCCCATCTATCCCGTACTCGCGGCGGCGGGAATCGACTGCCGCCACGTCGTTCCGTTCCCGGAGACGTACGACGGTGCGGCCGTCCACACCTACGGCGGGAACGGCGCTGCTCCGCCGGAGTATCCCCTCGAGGGGTTCGAATCGGCGTTGCGTGACGCGTTCGTCACCGCCGACGATCCGTCGTATCTGTACGCCTACCTCCCGCAGATCGACGCCGCCGCACACGCCGCCGGCACCGAGAGCGACGAGTACCGGGCGACCGTCGCGGACGTCCTCGAGACGGTCGACCGCTCGCTCTCGACCCTCGCGGCCGCCGACGAGGCAGGTGCGGGCGACACACTCGTCCTCGTGACTGCCGATCACGGCCACGTCGACACCGACGCCGATCGGGCCGTCGACCTCGAGTCGTTCGAGGCGGTAACGGCGAACCTGCAGCGCCACGCGAACGGGGACCCGGTCCGGTACGCCGGCAGCCCGCGCAACGCGCACCTGCACCTGCGAGACGGCGACGACATCCGCGAGAGGGTCCGCTCGGAGCTCGCCGCCGCTCTCGACGCCCGCGTGTTCACCGCCGACGAGGTCCGGGAGCGCCGCCTCTTCGGAGACTGCGACGAGAGCGACACCTTCCGTCGCCGACTCGGCGATCTCGTCGTCTCCCACCGCGAGCAGGCGGTCTGGTACGGCAGCGACCCCGCGAAGCTCGAGCTGATCGGGATGCACGGCGGGCTCCACCCCGACGAGATGCTCGTTCCCCTCGGGGCGGCTACGCTCGAGTCGCTGTGA
- a CDS encoding potassium channel family protein encodes MNHWWRRIVRSLVAVLALVLIYAWLYQQGMATFEGETRTYAKAIQAVIEILTTAGFGGDADDWQSTPMNLMVVAMNLTGVLLVFLALPLIVVPLFQQALEDRPPESTDLTNHVVICSYTPRSDVLAQELEAADVPYVFLDDDAELVVDLNKEGTNAIYGELDQEETLRAANAEHASALVTDIDDETNAMVILTARELSSDLEIVSVVEDDEVASYHRYAGADEIVRPRHVLGRSLATKATTTVSAELRDTIELSEDLTVTELLVQEHSDLVGQTIPESGIRDRMGITVIGAWFNGEFVPVPGTENVIDGNTILLVAGRRDDLTELKSRTVSALRHNPDRVVVGGYGVVGRTAVETLASGGVSTCVVDLADEPGVDVVGDVTDEAVLETADVDDSRAVILTLDDDATTIYATLVLKQVAPGVEIIARANETENIPKFYRAGAEYVLSLSTVTGRMLGSILIEDEEILTPETQFELVRTTAPQIAGRSLGDVDLRARTGCTVVAVERGGDLLTDLGPEFVVREEDMLIVAGSDEAINQFVTLAC; translated from the coding sequence ATGAATCACTGGTGGCGGCGGATCGTCCGTTCGCTGGTCGCCGTTCTCGCCCTCGTACTCATCTACGCGTGGCTCTATCAGCAGGGAATGGCCACGTTCGAAGGTGAGACGAGGACGTACGCGAAGGCGATCCAAGCCGTCATCGAGATACTGACGACGGCCGGCTTCGGCGGCGACGCGGACGACTGGCAGAGTACCCCCATGAACCTGATGGTCGTCGCGATGAACCTCACGGGCGTCCTGCTCGTCTTCCTCGCGCTGCCGCTGATCGTCGTCCCGCTCTTTCAGCAGGCCCTCGAGGATCGGCCCCCGGAGTCGACCGACCTCACCAACCACGTCGTCATCTGCTCGTACACGCCGCGATCCGACGTGCTTGCACAGGAACTCGAGGCCGCGGACGTGCCCTACGTCTTCCTCGACGACGACGCCGAACTCGTCGTCGATCTCAACAAGGAGGGGACCAACGCGATCTACGGCGAACTCGATCAGGAGGAGACGCTGCGCGCGGCGAACGCCGAGCACGCCAGTGCGCTCGTCACCGACATCGACGACGAGACGAACGCGATGGTGATCCTGACAGCGCGCGAGCTCTCGAGCGACCTCGAAATCGTCAGCGTCGTCGAGGACGACGAGGTCGCGAGCTACCACCGCTACGCCGGGGCCGACGAGATCGTCCGGCCGCGGCACGTACTCGGACGGAGCCTCGCGACGAAGGCGACGACGACCGTCTCGGCCGAGCTACGGGACACGATCGAGCTCAGCGAAGACCTCACGGTGACCGAACTGCTCGTCCAGGAACACAGCGACCTCGTCGGGCAGACGATCCCGGAATCGGGCATCCGGGACCGGATGGGAATCACCGTCATCGGCGCGTGGTTCAACGGCGAGTTCGTCCCCGTTCCCGGCACCGAAAACGTGATCGACGGCAACACGATCCTGCTCGTCGCGGGGCGTCGCGACGACCTCACGGAGCTGAAATCGCGGACGGTATCGGCGCTGCGGCACAACCCGGACCGCGTCGTCGTCGGCGGCTACGGCGTCGTCGGACGAACTGCAGTCGAGACCCTGGCGTCCGGGGGCGTCTCGACCTGCGTCGTCGACCTCGCGGACGAACCGGGGGTCGACGTCGTCGGCGACGTCACCGACGAAGCGGTGCTCGAGACCGCCGACGTCGACGACTCCCGGGCGGTCATTCTCACCCTCGACGACGACGCGACGACGATCTACGCGACGCTGGTCCTCAAGCAGGTCGCGCCCGGCGTCGAAATCATCGCGCGAGCGAACGAGACCGAGAACATTCCGAAGTTCTACCGGGCCGGAGCCGAGTACGTCCTGTCGTTGTCGACGGTGACGGGCCGGATGCTCGGCTCCATCCTGATCGAGGACGAAGAGATCCTCACGCCCGAGACCCAGTTCGAACTCGTCCGAACGACCGCCCCCCAGATCGCCGGCCGGAGCCTCGGCGACGTGGATCTTCGAGCCCGGACGGGGTGTACCGTCGTCGCGGTCGAACGCGGCGGAGACCTGCTGACCGACCTCGGCCCGGAGTTCGTCGTCCGCGAGGAGGACATGCTGATCGTCGCGGGGAGCGACGAGGCGATCAACCAGTTCGTCACGCTCGCGTGCTAA
- a CDS encoding LolA family protein → MHRRRVLATGAAVALAGCVSYTDDTPSSEALIQDAIERRQHMTDLEAQRTMRVETTDDAFERVAEIAREPPAKQRIEVVESTDPDVPAGSVIVTNRTTTWEYNPATEVADRKYHPNKVDSDGTKRELEKLQSASRLGYEGTEAVDGRRAHVIETRPPVEDVDRSLDLVVGDTEFVIPLEASDDREALSVTRTVWIDDEYRYPIKERNAIIEDGETRYEVTVTYADLSIDEGLAEDTFTYLPPADATVVTDGPQPDGIFDSRSAAEENLPYELPAPDVADAYVLDRITVVERGDRYGGTTTTLWYNDPNVIARELYVAVRESQRFSSTSPDLEQIDLDGRTAYRRDEGVQTIFWNCADLSYEVSSLREDTPLFEIASSIDCR, encoded by the coding sequence ATGCATCGTCGCCGGGTTCTGGCAACGGGGGCCGCAGTCGCACTCGCTGGCTGCGTGAGCTACACGGACGACACCCCCTCGAGCGAAGCACTCATCCAGGACGCGATCGAGAGACGGCAGCACATGACCGACCTCGAAGCGCAGCGAACCATGCGAGTCGAAACCACCGATGACGCGTTCGAGCGTGTCGCAGAGATCGCTCGAGAGCCGCCGGCCAAACAGCGTATCGAGGTCGTCGAGTCGACCGATCCGGACGTCCCAGCCGGCTCGGTCATCGTGACGAACCGGACGACGACCTGGGAGTACAACCCCGCGACGGAGGTTGCAGACAGGAAGTATCATCCGAACAAGGTCGACAGCGACGGAACGAAACGCGAGCTCGAGAAACTGCAGTCGGCGTCTCGGCTCGGCTACGAGGGAACGGAGGCCGTCGACGGTCGCAGGGCCCACGTCATCGAGACGCGACCGCCGGTCGAGGACGTCGATCGATCGCTCGATCTCGTCGTCGGGGACACGGAGTTCGTCATTCCGCTGGAGGCGAGCGACGACCGCGAGGCGCTGTCGGTGACTCGAACCGTCTGGATCGACGACGAGTATCGGTATCCGATCAAGGAGCGAAACGCGATCATCGAGGACGGGGAGACGCGCTACGAGGTGACCGTCACGTACGCAGACCTCTCGATCGACGAGGGGCTCGCCGAGGACACGTTTACCTACCTGCCGCCGGCGGACGCGACCGTCGTCACCGATGGCCCCCAGCCCGACGGCATCTTCGACTCCCGATCGGCCGCCGAGGAGAACCTCCCGTACGAACTGCCGGCACCGGACGTGGCGGACGCGTACGTACTGGATCGGATCACCGTCGTCGAGCGGGGCGACCGGTACGGGGGGACGACCACGACACTGTGGTACAACGATCCGAACGTGATCGCACGCGAACTCTACGTGGCCGTCCGGGAGTCCCAGCGGTTTAGCTCGACGTCACCGGATCTCGAGCAAATCGATCTCGACGGACGAACCGCGTACCGTCGGGACGAAGGGGTCCAGACCATCTTCTGGAACTGTGCGGACCTGTCCTACGAGGTCTCGAGCCTGAGAGAAGACACGCCGCTCTTCGAGATCGCCTCGTCGATCGATTGTCGCTGA
- a CDS encoding TIGR03557 family F420-dependent LLM class oxidoreductase, with the protein MTDLGYTLSSEEHGPNELVDIARRAEDAGFDFLSISDHFHPWVSAQGESPFVWSTLGGIATVTDEIEVGIGVTCPTIRIHPVNVAHAVATVDEMVGDRFTFGVGTGENLNEHVTGERWPEHDVRLEMLDEAMDVMRSLWTGETTSHHGEYYTVENARLYTVPDEQPTTIGSAFGPQTAQWVAGTADGLWCSGPKAKPVEAYEDAGGEGPKYTQLHGCYADSEEEAIETILEQWPNGSIPGELGQELPTPAHFEQAAQLVEEADIAEAGTTTSPDPQAHIDSIERAVDAGYDHVYFHQIGPEQEKAIEFYEEDVLPSFA; encoded by the coding sequence ATGACGGACCTCGGATACACCCTCTCGAGCGAGGAGCACGGCCCGAACGAACTCGTCGACATCGCTCGCCGCGCCGAAGACGCCGGCTTCGACTTTCTCTCGATTTCCGATCACTTCCACCCGTGGGTCTCGGCGCAGGGGGAGTCGCCGTTCGTCTGGTCGACGCTCGGCGGGATCGCGACGGTGACCGACGAGATCGAGGTCGGTATCGGCGTTACCTGTCCGACGATCCGGATCCATCCGGTCAACGTCGCCCACGCGGTCGCCACCGTCGACGAGATGGTCGGCGACCGGTTCACGTTCGGCGTCGGCACGGGCGAGAACCTGAACGAACACGTGACCGGGGAACGGTGGCCCGAGCACGACGTCCGCCTCGAGATGTTGGACGAGGCGATGGACGTGATGCGCTCCCTCTGGACGGGCGAGACGACGAGTCACCACGGCGAGTACTACACCGTCGAAAACGCGCGGCTCTACACCGTCCCCGACGAGCAGCCGACGACGATCGGGAGCGCGTTCGGCCCGCAGACGGCGCAGTGGGTCGCCGGGACCGCCGACGGACTCTGGTGTTCCGGGCCGAAAGCGAAGCCGGTCGAGGCCTACGAGGACGCCGGCGGCGAGGGGCCCAAATACACCCAACTCCACGGCTGCTACGCCGACAGCGAGGAGGAGGCGATCGAGACGATCCTCGAGCAGTGGCCCAACGGCTCGATTCCGGGCGAACTCGGGCAGGAGCTCCCGACGCCGGCCCACTTCGAGCAGGCCGCACAGCTGGTCGAGGAAGCGGACATCGCCGAGGCCGGGACGACGACGAGTCCGGACCCACAGGCCCACATCGACAGCATCGAGCGGGCGGTCGACGCCGGCTACGACCACGTCTATTTCCACCAGATCGGTCCGGAACAGGAGAAGGCGATCGAGTTCTACGAGGAAGACGTGCTGCCGTCGTTCGCGTGA
- a CDS encoding cupredoxin domain-containing protein, which produces MLELTGAAASIAFIAGCSGDGNGGDGGNGGGDGGIEIEPDTQIEFDGQTAGWLGIAPDAIADEENPTLILQEGATYEMGWTTGDGAEHNIAIYDENDEVVDDLVTERVTEPEDQWLEFEASSEMVTYICEVHPNTMVADIQVE; this is translated from the coding sequence ATGCTCGAGCTAACAGGTGCCGCGGCGTCGATCGCGTTCATCGCCGGCTGCAGTGGCGACGGTAACGGTGGGGACGGCGGGAACGGCGGTGGCGATGGCGGTATCGAGATCGAGCCCGACACACAGATCGAGTTCGACGGGCAGACGGCCGGCTGGCTCGGTATCGCGCCCGACGCGATCGCTGACGAGGAGAACCCGACGCTCATCCTCCAGGAGGGAGCAACCTACGAGATGGGCTGGACGACCGGCGACGGCGCCGAACACAACATCGCGATCTACGACGAAAACGACGAGGTCGTCGACGATCTCGTGACCGAGCGGGTCACCGAACCCGAAGACCAGTGGCTCGAGTTCGAGGCCAGCAGCGAGATGGTCACCTACATCTGCGAGGTCCACCCGAACACGATGGTCGCCGATATTCAAGTCGAATAG
- a CDS encoding DoxX family membrane protein: MTAPTLVPDTRNTFESTIGGYTVGGRAHSLSAWFVLSLRLMMGWAFAYSGFTKLVAAEPFSAGGYLTAVAATNGNPLADLFAWMGSTPWFVEFANVAVPWGELLIGLGLLVGALVRLAAFFGALMMLMFYFGNWDVAHGVINGDFAYMLVFLAVAAFGAGRILGLDARIESYDLGGEPLLERYPRLEYILG; the protein is encoded by the coding sequence ATGACTGCACCCACTCTCGTCCCAGACACGCGCAACACGTTCGAAAGCACCATCGGCGGCTACACGGTCGGCGGCCGCGCCCACAGCCTCTCGGCCTGGTTCGTCCTCTCGCTCCGGCTCATGATGGGCTGGGCGTTCGCCTACTCCGGGTTCACGAAGCTCGTCGCAGCCGAACCGTTCAGCGCCGGCGGCTACCTGACCGCCGTCGCGGCGACCAACGGCAACCCGCTCGCTGACCTCTTCGCCTGGATGGGCTCGACGCCGTGGTTCGTCGAGTTCGCGAACGTCGCCGTCCCGTGGGGCGAGCTCCTGATCGGCCTCGGGCTGCTCGTCGGCGCGCTCGTCCGGCTCGCGGCGTTCTTCGGCGCGCTCATGATGCTCATGTTCTACTTCGGGAACTGGGACGTCGCCCACGGCGTCATCAACGGGGACTTCGCGTACATGCTCGTCTTCCTCGCCGTCGCCGCCTTCGGTGCCGGCCGGATCCTCGGCCTCGACGCCCGCATCGAGAGCTACGACCTCGGCGGCGAACCCCTCCTCGAGCGCTACCCCCGCCTCGAGTACATCCTCGGCTAA